Part of the Triticum urartu cultivar G1812 chromosome 2, Tu2.1, whole genome shotgun sequence genome, GGGTACGGAGATCAAGCATCATATGGAGACTCGGGAGTTTGTTCCTTCAAAAATCAAGCGTGAGCAAAATAGGGTAGCACATCAGTTGGCTTTGTATAGTCGTACGGAGTTCACTACTGTTGTATGGCTAGGGAGATGCCCTCCTCGTATTGAGGATTTGGTACCTCTTGATTGTAACCCTATGCATATGGAATAAAAACTCTCTTTCTAtcgcaaaaaaagaagaagaaactTTTCAATTAAGCCATATAAACTGGAAGGGAGGAATATGATACTAGCCTTAGGCCTTATAATTAAGTTGCCCCGGAAACACATATTTTTCCCTTGGTCTACCTCCTGCTCATGCGCTGGATGGATAATTAAGAGAGAAATCCGGAGCATATAAATCTCACTAGCATGCAGccgatgcatgcatgcacaacATGCATGTCAACGAACAACCGCTGGGCATTCTTCTACTCCGACCATTGTCCAACATGAAGACAGCGATGGCAAGTTCAGTTAGGATAGGACACGAAGACATTGACTCAAAGAAAGCAAACTCCACACATGCCGATGGCAACGAGCATGTTATTCCCAACAAAGAGAAAACCCCGGCAAACCATGTGTTCGTTCATCTTCATGCACCGGCGGCCGCCGGACTCACGTAGACGAAGGCATCCAGCTCGAGGACGGCGTTCCTCCCGGTCCAGCTCGCAGTTTTCCAGAGCACGTACCCGGTGGCCATCCTGAAAACCCCGGTCCCGCCAACCACCGCCAGCTCCCGCTCCGGCATCGCGATGTTGTTGCGGCCCATCACGGTCAGCGAGCTCCCGTTATAAGGCCCGTCCTCGAGCAGCACGTTCATGGCGAGGAGCATCGCGGGGTCGCCCTGGGATGCTGTCACGTAGAATCCCTGGGCACGCCCGACGACTCTCGACGCCAGCGTAGGGCCCTCGGTGAGGCGGTCGTCCATGACCACCGTGTCACCGAACcgggcgccgccgccggagcccttCAGCGGCTGGCCGGTCCCGTTGACGATTAGAACAGTGGTGGGTTTGGGAGTGTAGGCGTCGTGCATGTAGAAGTGGAGATGTTTGGGGGCGTCCTGCGTACCCACGCCGTCGGCGGCCGAGGCAAAAAGGATGGTGGCCATGCCCGCGAGTAGCGTAGCTAGAAATGCAGAGGTGAGGCGGGAATGCATGTTGAGTGTGAGAAAGGCCGGCGTGTCGATGTCCTTAAATAGCCATGCAAGGCACTAAGGATCAATCATTAGCACGAGGGAAACAAAGTTCGTTTGTTAATCCATAGCTGGACACCAGCTGAGATGATC contains:
- the LOC125538105 gene encoding dirigent protein 22-like; its protein translation is MATILFASAADGVGTQDAPKHLHFYMHDAYTPKPTTVLIVNGTGQPLKGSGGGARFGDTVVMDDRLTEGPTLASRVVGRAQGFYVTASQGDPAMLLAMNVLLEDGPYNGSSLTVMGRNNIAMPERELAVVGGTGVFRMATGYVLWKTASWTGRNAVLELDAFVYVSPAAAGA